The segment GCAGCCGGATCGGTTTCCTCTCGCACCAGACGTTTCTCTACGAGCACCTGACCGGCCTCGAGAACCTGCTGTTCTACGCCCGGCTCTACGGTCTCCCCGATCCCGGGCGCGCGGCGCGCGAGGCGATCGACGCGGCTCGTCTGTCGGACCGCCAGGAGGACCGGGTCGGCGTCTATTCGCGCGGCATGCAGCAGCGGCTGGCCATCGCCCGGTCGCTCCTGCACGGCCCCGAGATGGTGCTGCTCGACGAGCCGTTCACGGGACTGGACCGTGAATCCTCCGCGCGGCTCGAGGAGCGACTGCGGCAGCTTCGGTCGGCCGGCCGCACCTGCGTGATGGCCACGCACGATCTGGAGCAGGGCCTGCGGGTCGCCGATCGAGTCCTGGTGCTGCGGCACGGACGCCTGGAGCTCGACGCGCCCGCGCGCGGTCTCGACTCCGCCCGCCTCGAGACGCTCCTGGCGACGCCGGGGTCCGTCGCGGGAGCGGGACCCGCGTGACGTACCTGCGCGCCGTTCTTCTCGTCGCGGGGAAGGACCTGAGAGTCGAGCTGCGCAGCCGCGAGCAGCTCGTGACTCTGCTGTTCTTCGCGCTTCTCGTCCTCGTGGTGTTCAACTTCGCGTTCGACTTCACCGTCATCGACTTCGTGACGCTCGGCCCCGGGGTGCTCTGGGTCGCCTTCATCTTCTCGGGGGTGCTGGCGATCGGGCGCTCGTTCCAGATCGAGCGCGAGCAGGACCGCATCCAGGGGATCCTGCTCTCGCCGATCGACCGCAGCGCCTTCTACCTGGGCAAGGTCGCGGCCACGGTGCTGTTCATGGCGGTCGTGGAGATCCTGATCGTGCCGGTGGCGGTGGTGATGTTCAACTTCCGTTTCAGCGGCCGGATCCTCCTGGCGATCCTGGCGCTTCTTCTCAACACCGTCGGTTTCGCCGCGGTCGGAACCCTGTTCGCCGCCATGACCACCAGCACGCGCCGGTCCGAGCTCCTCCTGCCGCTCCTCCTCTTCCCCGCGGCCGTGCCGGTCGCGCTGGCCGCCGTCAAGACGACGAGCCACGTCCTGGCCGGGCGCCCGTTCGCCGCCTACGGGCACTGGCTCCAGATGTCCGCCGCCTACGATGTCATCTTTCTCGCGGCGGCCGTCCTGCT is part of the Candidatus Dormiibacterota bacterium genome and harbors:
- a CDS encoding ABC transporter ATP-binding protein; amino-acid sequence: MAADRDGPPVVETRGLAKRYGPLAALDGIDLSVPAGQTIVLLGANGAGKSTLLRLLATLTRPSGGRLRLFGEEVVPSDAGRLRSRIGFLSHQTFLYEHLTGLENLLFYARLYGLPDPGRAAREAIDAARLSDRQEDRVGVYSRGMQQRLAIARSLLHGPEMVLLDEPFTGLDRESSARLEERLRQLRSAGRTCVMATHDLEQGLRVADRVLVLRHGRLELDAPARGLDSARLETLLATPGSVAGAGPA
- a CDS encoding heme exporter protein CcmB, with amino-acid sequence MTYLRAVLLVAGKDLRVELRSREQLVTLLFFALLVLVVFNFAFDFTVIDFVTLGPGVLWVAFIFSGVLAIGRSFQIEREQDRIQGILLSPIDRSAFYLGKVAATVLFMAVVEILIVPVAVVMFNFRFSGRILLAILALLLNTVGFAAVGTLFAAMTTSTRRSELLLPLLLFPAAVPVALAAVKTTSHVLAGRPFAAYGHWLQMSAAYDVIFLAAAVLLFDYVLED